A genomic window from Winogradskyella sp. J14-2 includes:
- the mutS gene encoding DNA mismatch repair protein MutS encodes MAKKAKKETPLMKQYNAIKAKYPDALLLFRVGDFYETFGSDAIKASKILDIILTKRGAGSDSETELAGFPHHSLNTYLPKLVKAGERVAICDQLEDPKQTKKIVKRGVTELVTPGVALNDDILHSKSNNFLCAVHFDKTYIGISFLDISTGEFLTSQGDAEYIDKLLQNFNPSEVLISKKCRKSFIETFGNDFHNFYLEDWVFQADYANETLTKHFNTKTLKGFGVEDLYEGIIASGVVLHYLSETRHNKLDHIATISRIATDDYVWMDKFTIRNLELYHSTNANAVTLINVIDKTISAMGGRTLKRWLALPLKHAEKIKQRHEVVKYLLEHDVALQKMQGHIKHIGDIERLISKIATTKVSPREVIQLKNSLEAIVPIKSVAESCENEALKIIGSSLHNCDLLREKIKQTLNEEAPVNVLKGNTIAEGFSEELDELRGLSKSGKDYLDQMLERECEHTGIPSLKIASNNVFGYYIEVRNTHKDKVPQEWVRKQTLVSAERYITEELKEYEAKILGAEERILAIEQQLFAELVSWMHQFIVQVQQNAQLVGQLDCLCGFASLAKSNNYSYPQIDDSFELDIKEGRHPVIEKQLPLGEAYIANDVYLDRESQQIIMITGPNMSGKSAILRQTALIVLLAQIGSFVPAAQARIGLVDKIFTRVGASDNISMGESTFMVEMNETASILNNISERSLVLLDEIGRGTSTYDGISIAWAISEYLHEHPARPKTLFATHYHELNEMTETFNRIKNFNVAVKELKDNVLFVRKLIEGGSEHSFGIHVAKMAGMPQQVISRANKILSKLEKSHSSDELTDKVRSLKDDMQLSFFNLDDPLLEEIKDQILQTDIDTLTPVEALMKLNEIKRMLLKKKQA; translated from the coding sequence TTGGCTAAAAAGGCAAAAAAAGAAACACCATTAATGAAGCAGTACAATGCTATTAAAGCAAAGTATCCTGATGCATTATTGCTGTTTAGAGTTGGAGATTTTTATGAAACCTTTGGTAGTGATGCTATAAAAGCATCAAAAATACTAGATATTATCTTAACCAAACGTGGTGCAGGTAGCGATAGCGAAACTGAATTGGCTGGTTTTCCGCATCATTCCTTAAATACCTATTTACCAAAGTTGGTAAAAGCAGGTGAGCGTGTGGCAATTTGCGATCAGCTTGAAGATCCTAAACAGACCAAAAAAATTGTTAAGCGCGGAGTTACAGAATTGGTAACGCCTGGCGTAGCATTAAATGATGATATTTTACACTCTAAGTCTAATAACTTTTTGTGTGCTGTTCATTTTGATAAAACCTACATCGGAATTTCGTTTTTAGACATCTCAACAGGTGAATTTTTAACCTCTCAAGGGGATGCAGAATATATAGATAAGTTACTTCAGAATTTTAATCCTAGTGAAGTGCTTATTTCAAAAAAATGCAGAAAGTCTTTCATTGAAACGTTTGGAAATGATTTTCATAATTTTTATCTCGAAGACTGGGTGTTTCAAGCAGATTATGCCAATGAAACATTAACCAAGCATTTTAATACTAAAACTTTAAAAGGGTTTGGCGTAGAAGATTTGTATGAAGGTATTATTGCTTCAGGAGTTGTGTTGCACTATTTGAGTGAAACAAGGCATAACAAGTTAGATCATATCGCAACCATTTCCAGAATTGCTACAGACGATTATGTTTGGATGGATAAATTCACCATTAGAAATTTAGAATTATACCATTCTACCAATGCCAATGCAGTAACCTTAATTAACGTTATTGACAAAACAATTTCGGCAATGGGAGGTCGTACCTTAAAACGTTGGTTAGCCTTGCCATTAAAGCATGCCGAAAAAATAAAACAACGCCATGAGGTTGTTAAGTATTTATTGGAGCATGATGTTGCGCTTCAAAAAATGCAAGGACACATAAAGCATATTGGAGATATAGAACGTCTTATTTCTAAGATTGCAACCACTAAGGTAAGTCCACGCGAAGTGATTCAGCTTAAAAATTCTTTGGAAGCAATTGTTCCTATTAAGTCTGTTGCAGAAAGTTGTGAAAATGAAGCCTTAAAAATTATTGGAAGTAGTCTTCATAATTGCGATTTACTACGCGAAAAAATAAAGCAAACGCTAAACGAAGAAGCTCCGGTTAATGTCTTAAAAGGGAATACTATTGCTGAAGGTTTTTCAGAAGAGCTTGATGAGCTTAGAGGTTTGTCAAAGTCAGGCAAGGACTATCTAGATCAAATGTTAGAGCGCGAGTGTGAGCATACAGGCATTCCGTCATTAAAAATAGCATCAAACAATGTGTTTGGCTATTACATTGAAGTTAGAAATACGCACAAAGATAAAGTGCCGCAAGAGTGGGTGCGAAAGCAAACATTGGTAAGTGCAGAGCGTTACATTACCGAAGAGTTAAAAGAATACGAAGCAAAAATATTAGGTGCCGAAGAGCGTATTTTAGCTATAGAGCAACAGTTGTTTGCGGAGTTGGTAAGCTGGATGCATCAATTTATCGTTCAGGTACAGCAAAATGCGCAATTAGTTGGTCAGTTAGATTGCCTTTGTGGCTTTGCGAGCTTGGCAAAGAGTAATAACTATTCTTATCCTCAAATTGATGACAGTTTTGAGCTAGATATTAAGGAAGGTCGTCATCCTGTTATAGAAAAACAATTACCATTAGGTGAAGCTTATATTGCAAATGATGTTTACCTCGATAGAGAATCGCAGCAAATTATAATGATTACTGGGCCAAACATGTCTGGTAAATCGGCAATTTTAAGACAAACGGCATTAATTGTATTACTAGCACAGATAGGAAGTTTTGTACCAGCAGCACAAGCCAGAATTGGACTTGTAGATAAGATTTTTACACGAGTAGGAGCGAGCGACAATATTTCTATGGGAGAATCTACGTTTATGGTAGAAATGAATGAAACAGCATCAATTCTCAACAATATTTCAGAACGAAGTTTGGTGCTGTTAGATGAAATTGGTCGTGGTACGAGTACCTATGATGGTATTTCTATCGCTTGGGCCATAAGTGAATATTTACATGAGCATCCTGCACGACCAAAAACATTATTTGCAACACATTACCACGAACTTAATGAAATGACAGAAACCTTTAACAGGATTAAAAACTTTAATGTAGCTGTTAAAGAATTAAAAGACAATGTACTTTTTGTTAGAAAACTAATTGAAGGAGGAAGCGAACATAGTTTTGGTATTCATGTTGCTAAAATGGCTGGTATGCCACAGCAGGTTATAAGCCGTGCAAATAAAATACTTTCTAAACTTGAAAAATCCCACTCAAGTGATGAGCTGACGGATAAAGTAAGATCTTTAAAAGACGATATGCAGCTAAGCTTCTTTAACTTAGATGACCCTCTTTTAGAAGAGATTAAAGACCAAATTTTACAAACAGATATAGATACGTTAACACCTGTAGAAGCCCTAATGAAGCTCAACGAGATTAAACGAATGCTCTTAAAGAAAAAGCAAGCATAG